Within the Planctomycetota bacterium genome, the region TCGCCGGACCGCCTTGCGGAGGCGCCAATCGCGGCTGAAGCGTTCGGCCAGGATGTGGCCCGCGCCGGCGAGGGCGTCCTCGACCGAACGCACCTCGCGCGGGTGGCTGACGAACTCGGCCGCCTTCCGCGCCAGGTCGGGTCCCTCGGCCGGGCCGGCCTGGGCATAGTCCGCGAGCGGCGCCAAGCCGCGCTCGGCAGCGACGGTGGCGGCGGTCCGTCGGCCGGGTTTCGTCAACTCCAGCAGGTCCCGCAGCGGTTCGGCCTCGGTCGCCCCGTCGAGGGCCTGCGTCAACTCGTCCGTCAGGAGGCCGGCGCGTTTGGCTTCGCGGCGGACGCGGTCGCGCAGATCCTCGAGGGCCCGCAGTTCCTCGCGTGCGGTGGCCAGTCGGCGGAGCCTCGGTTCGTCGAGGCCGCCCGTCGCGGACTTGCGGTAATGGGCGATGAAGGTGGGGCTCAGACGGTCGTCGAGGAGCCTGGAAGCAGCCTCGGCCTGCTCGCGTTTGATTCCGAGCCGGTCCGCCAGCGCCTGAAACGTGTCACCCGGCATGTCAGGGGCAACCTTTTTCTGCACGGAGTGCCTTCTTCCGCGTGATTCCGATTCGGGCAGTATA harbors:
- a CDS encoding RNA-binding transcriptional accessory protein, whose amino-acid sequence is MQKKVAPDMPGDTFQALADRLGIKREQAEAASRLLDDRLSPTFIAHYRKSATGGLDEPRLRRLATAREELRALEDLRDRVRREAKRAGLLTDELTQALDGATEAEPLRDLLELTKPGRRTAATVAAERGLAPLADYAQAGPAEGPDLARKAAEFVSHPREVRSVEDALAGAGHILAERFSRDWRLRKAVRR